Below is a window of Streptomyces sp. NBC_01429 DNA.
CGGGCTTTTGAGGGAACGTAGCAGCGCTTGCTCGCAGGGGGAAGAAGTTGAGCGTGAATCCATCCCAACTTTCTCCACACCGAGGACAAAGGGAGGGCCGCCACGCGTCCCACGCATGGCGGCCCAGGGGTTCACCGGCGGCGGGCGCTGCCCGGGGCAGCGGCCGGCACCGGGCGCGATCAGGTGCGTTCGCGCTGGTGGTAGCTGGTTCTGGTGTGTTCGGTGTGGGCCTTCATGATCTCGGTAGCGCGCCGTTCGTCCCGCGCGGCGATCGCGGCGATCAACTGCCGGTGCTCGATCCAGGAATCCTTGCCGCGCTGCCGGGCGACCGGTGTGTAGTACCAGCGGACCCTGCGGTCGACCTGCCCCGCCAGCTCCGCCAGCACGACATTGCCCGCCAGCTCCATGACCTTGGCGTGGAAGGCGGCGTTGGCCGCGACCGCCTGGTCCACCTCGTCGTCCGCCACCGCCCGCTCCCCCCTCGCGCACAGCTCCTCCAGCGCGGCGATGCCCGCCGTACCGGAGTTGGCCGCGGCGAGCCGGGCGGCCTCCGCCTCCAGGAGCGTACGGACCGTGAGCAGCTGGTCCGCCTCGTCCTCGGTCGGTTCGTGGACGAACGCGCCCTGGGCCGGGCGCAGATCGACCCAGCCCTCGGTGTTGAGCCGCTGGAGCGCCTCCCGCACCGGCTGCCGCGACACCCCGAGATGGCCCGCGAGTTCGCTCTCGACCAGGTGCTGGCCCGGCTGGAGCGCCCGGGTCGTTATCAGTTCGAGCAGCGCCTCGTAGACGCGCTCACGCAGTGGACCCGGGCGTTCGAGCTTGGGCAGGGCGCCCTGTGCCAACTTCGCGGACAGCATCGCGGTCCCCCTCCTGGCCGGCCGTGGACACGACGGTGGTGACGCCGTGTCGCGTGACGACATCCAGACATTGGTTATCGTCTACAGTCTACCGACCGGCGAGGGGTTACGGACGGTGTTCGAGTCGCGTTCGGATGCGAACGGTCACCCGTGGGCGCCGGAGGCGGGCGCCAGCGGCGTGAGCGGCGTCAGGGGCAGCGGACGACCTGACCGCCGTACGAGAGATTGCCGCCGAAACCGAACAGCAGCACCGGCGCGCCCGACGGGATCTCCCGGCGCTCCACGAGTTTGGACAGCGCCATCGGGATCGAGGCGGCCGAGGTGTTGCCGGACTCCACGACGTCCCGGGCGATCACGGCGTTGACCGCGCCGATCTTCTGCGCGACGGGCTCGATGATCCGCAGATTCGCCTGGTGCAGCACGACCCCGCCCAGCTCCTCGGGGGCGAACCCGGCCCGCTCGCAGACCTTGCGGGCGATGGGCGGCAGCTGGGTGGTCGCCCAGCGGTAGACCGACTGGCCCTCCTGCGCGAACACCGGCGGAGTGCCCTCGATCCGTACGGCGTGCCCCATCTCGGGCACGGAGCCCCAGAGCACCGGTCCGATGCCCGGCTCCTCGTCGGGCTCGGTCGCGACGACGACGGCCGCGCCCGCGCCGTCACCGAGCAGTACGCAGGTCGTCCGGTCCGTCCAGTCGGCGATCGCGGCCATCTTGTCCGCGCCGATGACCAGGACGCGGGTCGCGGAGCCGGCCCGTACGGCGTGATCGGCCGTGGCGAGGGCGTGAGTGAAGCCCGCGCACACGACGTTGATGTCCATCACCGCGGGCGAGCCCATGGCGAGCCGGGCCGCCACCCGGGCCGCCGTGTTGGGCGAGCGGTCGATGGCGGTGGAGGTGGCGACCAGGACCATGTCGATGTCC
It encodes the following:
- a CDS encoding beta-ketoacyl-ACP synthase III; the encoded protein is MTGTRIAALGHYQPAKVLTNHDLAAMVDTSDEWISSRVGIKTRHVAGPDEPVDELAAHAGAKALAAAGLTPGDIDMVLVATSTAIDRSPNTAARVAARLAMGSPAVMDINVVCAGFTHALATADHAVRAGSATRVLVIGADKMAAIADWTDRTTCVLLGDGAGAAVVVATEPDEEPGIGPVLWGSVPEMGHAVRIEGTPPVFAQEGQSVYRWATTQLPPIARKVCERAGFAPEELGGVVLHQANLRIIEPVAQKIGAVNAVIARDVVESGNTSAASIPMALSKLVERREIPSGAPVLLFGFGGNLSYGGQVVRCP
- a CDS encoding GntR family transcriptional regulator; its protein translation is MLSAKLAQGALPKLERPGPLRERVYEALLELITTRALQPGQHLVESELAGHLGVSRQPVREALQRLNTEGWVDLRPAQGAFVHEPTEDEADQLLTVRTLLEAEAARLAAANSGTAGIAALEELCARGERAVADDEVDQAVAANAAFHAKVMELAGNVVLAELAGQVDRRVRWYYTPVARQRGKDSWIEHRQLIAAIAARDERRATEIMKAHTEHTRTSYHQRERT